In the genome of Streptomyces sp. NBC_00190, one region contains:
- the pheT gene encoding phenylalanine--tRNA ligase subunit beta, with protein MRVPLSWLREYVDLPAGETGRDVAHKLVDAGLEVETVEQLGGGLKGPLVVGQVLTIEELEGFRKPIRFCTVDVGQANGTGEPQEIVCGARNFSVGDKVVVVLPGAVLPGDFAIASRKTYGRTSHGMICSGDELGMGDDGTHGIIVLPPEHEVGTDAIELLQLVDEVLDIDITPDRGYCMSMRGVAREAATAYGLPLRDPALLDVPAPNSYGYPVKVDDPAGCDRFTARTVTGLDPDARSPIWLTRRLQKAGMRPISLAVDITNYVMLELGQPLHAYDRSSIEGTIGVRRAEQGEKFTTLDGVKRTLDAEDLVITDNSGPIGLAGVMGGANTEIADSVTDPETGAVTGTTDVVIEAAHFDSVSISRTARRLKLSSEASKRFERGVDPLAAAAAAQRTVDLLVLLAGGTAEAGVTEFLAPGAPRTIAMSADHPDRVAGMDYGRETVVRRLQEIGCDVYGQDELVITVPSWRPDLAEPNDLAEEVIRLEGYGNLPSTLPQVPSGRGLTARQQLHRQVGRALAGAGYVEALSYPFIGEGVFDQLQLPAHDAARQVVKLVNPISDEEPALRTTLLPGLLGALRRNDSRGSHDLALFETGSVFRAAAQPGVAVRLPVDRRPTDEEIATLNAALPAQPRYAAVVLAGAREQAGWWGKGRPADWADAVQAARSLAGLAGAELVVRQGQYGPWHPGRCAELVVTLNGVETVIGHAGELHPRVVKAMGLPARTSAMELDLDRLAAAGGDALQAPRISSFPVATQDVALIVDASVPAASVEAALRKGAGELLESLRLFDVFTGEQVGEGKKSLAYALRFRAADRTLTAEESTAARDAAVALAGERTGAVLRGA; from the coding sequence ATGCGCGTCCCGCTTTCCTGGCTGCGGGAGTACGTCGACCTCCCCGCGGGTGAGACCGGCCGTGACGTGGCCCACAAGCTCGTCGACGCCGGCCTCGAGGTCGAGACCGTCGAGCAGCTCGGCGGCGGCCTGAAGGGCCCGCTCGTCGTCGGTCAGGTGCTGACCATCGAGGAGCTGGAGGGCTTCCGCAAGCCGATCCGCTTCTGCACGGTCGACGTCGGCCAGGCCAACGGCACCGGCGAGCCGCAGGAGATCGTCTGCGGCGCCCGGAACTTCTCCGTCGGCGACAAGGTCGTCGTGGTCCTGCCCGGCGCGGTCCTGCCCGGCGACTTCGCGATCGCCTCGCGCAAGACGTACGGCCGCACCTCGCACGGCATGATCTGCTCCGGCGACGAGCTGGGCATGGGCGACGACGGCACGCACGGCATCATCGTGCTGCCGCCCGAGCACGAGGTCGGCACCGACGCGATCGAGCTGCTCCAGCTCGTCGACGAGGTCCTCGACATCGACATCACCCCGGACCGCGGCTACTGCATGTCCATGCGCGGTGTCGCCCGCGAGGCGGCGACCGCGTACGGCCTGCCGCTGCGCGACCCGGCGCTGCTCGACGTGCCCGCGCCGAACTCGTACGGCTACCCGGTCAAGGTCGACGACCCGGCCGGCTGCGACCGCTTCACCGCCCGCACGGTGACCGGCCTCGACCCCGACGCGCGCTCCCCGATCTGGCTCACCCGCCGCCTCCAGAAGGCCGGCATGCGCCCGATCTCGCTCGCCGTGGACATCACCAACTACGTGATGCTGGAGCTCGGCCAGCCGCTGCACGCCTACGACCGCTCCAGCATCGAGGGCACCATCGGTGTCCGCCGTGCCGAGCAGGGCGAGAAGTTCACCACCCTCGACGGGGTCAAGCGCACGCTCGACGCCGAGGACCTGGTGATCACCGACAACAGCGGGCCGATCGGCCTCGCCGGTGTCATGGGCGGCGCCAACACCGAGATCGCCGACTCCGTGACCGACCCCGAGACGGGCGCCGTCACCGGGACCACGGACGTCGTCATCGAGGCCGCGCACTTCGACTCCGTGTCGATCTCGCGCACCGCCCGCCGTCTGAAGCTCTCCTCGGAGGCCTCCAAGCGCTTCGAGCGGGGCGTCGACCCGCTCGCCGCCGCTGCGGCCGCGCAGCGGACCGTCGACCTGCTCGTGCTCCTCGCGGGCGGCACCGCCGAGGCCGGCGTGACCGAGTTCCTCGCCCCGGGCGCCCCGCGCACCATCGCGATGAGCGCGGACCACCCGGACCGGGTCGCGGGCATGGACTACGGCCGCGAGACCGTCGTACGCCGTCTCCAGGAGATCGGCTGCGACGTCTACGGCCAGGACGAGCTCGTCATCACCGTCCCCTCGTGGCGGCCCGACCTCGCCGAGCCCAACGACCTCGCCGAAGAGGTCATCCGGCTGGAGGGCTACGGGAACCTCCCGTCGACCCTTCCGCAGGTGCCCTCCGGCCGCGGTCTGACCGCGCGGCAGCAGCTGCACCGCCAGGTCGGCCGCGCGCTGGCCGGCGCGGGCTACGTCGAGGCGCTGAGCTACCCGTTCATCGGTGAGGGCGTCTTCGACCAGCTCCAGCTGCCGGCGCACGACGCCGCCCGCCAGGTCGTCAAGCTGGTCAACCCGATCTCCGACGAGGAGCCGGCGCTGCGCACCACGCTGCTGCCGGGTCTGCTGGGCGCGCTGCGCCGCAACGACAGCCGGGGCAGCCACGACCTCGCGCTCTTCGAGACCGGTTCGGTCTTCCGGGCCGCCGCGCAGCCGGGTGTCGCCGTACGGCTGCCCGTCGACCGGCGTCCCACGGACGAGGAGATCGCCACCCTGAACGCGGCCCTGCCCGCGCAGCCGCGGTACGCCGCGGTCGTGCTGGCCGGCGCGCGCGAGCAGGCCGGCTGGTGGGGCAAGGGCCGCCCGGCCGACTGGGCGGACGCGGTCCAGGCCGCGCGCTCGCTGGCCGGCCTGGCCGGCGCCGAGCTCGTCGTCCGCCAGGGCCAGTACGGTCCCTGGCACCCGGGCCGCTGCGCCGAGCTGGTCGTCACCCTGAACGGGGTGGAGACGGTCATCGGCCACGCCGGTGAGCTGCACCCGCGCGTCGTCAAGGCGATGGGCCTGCCGGCCCGCACCAGCGCGATGGAGCTCGACCTGGACCGCCTCGCCGCGGCCGGTGGCGACGCCCTCCAGGCGCCCCGGATCTCCTCCTTCCCGGTGGCGACCCAGGACGTCGCGCTGATCGTGGACGCGTCGGTTCCGGCGGCTTCCGTCGAGGCCGCCCTGCGCAAGGGCGCGGGTGAACTCCTCGAATCTCTGCGGCTGTTCGACGTGTTCACCGGTGAGCAGGTCGGTGAGGGCAAGAAGTCCCTGGCGTACGCGCTGCGCTTCCGTGCGGCGGACCGCACGCTGACGGCGGAGGAGTCCACGGCGGCCCGTGACGCGGCCGTGGCCCTGGCCGGCGAGCGGACCGGGGCGGTGCTCCGGGGCGCGTAG
- a CDS encoding aminotransferase-like domain-containing protein, with translation MYERSSVAELADSLRSELNRYSVGGKLPSSRALVEHYRVSPVTVSRALAQLAAEGLVVTRPGAGVFRARPRTSAPAPGDTSWQEVALSVEGAGEVVPRSVDASGVLTTLAAPPPGVIELNSGYLHPSLQPERAMAAALARAGRRPGAWGRPPVEGLPELRDWFAREIGGSVVAADVLVTAGGQSALSTALRALAPPGAPILVESPTYPGLLAIARASGCRPVPVPVDTDGVRPELLAAAFEATGARVFVCQPLFQNPTGTVLASGRRGEVLRIARAAGAFVVEDDYARALAHEDAGPLPATLAAEDADGVVVHVRSLTKATSPSLRVGALAARGPVVDRLRAIQVVDSFFVPRPLQEAALELVGAPAWPRHLRTVAAELRHRRDVLAGALRRELPGLELPHLPSGGYQLWVRPAGGEDDAGFTAAALRAGVAVAPGRPYFCAEPPGPYVRLSFAGVSGPGELVEAVRRLKGRPADGSTHGPAQGLGSDA, from the coding sequence ATGTACGAGCGTAGCAGTGTGGCGGAACTGGCCGATTCTCTGCGGTCCGAGCTCAACCGCTACTCAGTAGGTGGAAAGCTCCCGTCGAGCCGTGCCCTGGTCGAGCACTACCGGGTCAGTCCCGTCACCGTCTCCCGGGCCCTCGCCCAGCTCGCCGCCGAGGGCCTGGTCGTCACCCGGCCCGGCGCCGGGGTCTTCCGCGCCCGGCCGCGTACGTCCGCCCCCGCGCCCGGGGACACCTCGTGGCAGGAGGTCGCCCTCAGCGTGGAAGGGGCCGGGGAGGTCGTCCCGCGTTCCGTGGACGCCAGCGGGGTGCTGACCACGCTGGCCGCGCCGCCGCCCGGGGTGATCGAGCTCAACAGCGGCTACCTGCACCCCTCCCTCCAGCCCGAGCGGGCCATGGCGGCCGCGCTGGCCCGGGCCGGGCGGCGGCCCGGGGCGTGGGGGCGGCCGCCCGTCGAGGGGCTGCCCGAGCTGCGCGACTGGTTCGCCCGGGAGATCGGCGGATCGGTCGTCGCCGCCGACGTGCTGGTCACCGCGGGCGGGCAGAGCGCGCTGTCCACCGCCCTGCGGGCGCTCGCCCCGCCCGGGGCGCCGATCCTGGTGGAGTCCCCGACCTACCCCGGGCTGCTGGCCATCGCCCGCGCCTCCGGATGCCGGCCCGTGCCGGTTCCGGTCGACACCGACGGGGTCCGGCCCGAGCTGCTCGCCGCCGCCTTCGAAGCGACCGGGGCGCGGGTCTTCGTATGCCAGCCGCTGTTCCAGAACCCGACCGGGACGGTGCTGGCCTCCGGGCGGCGGGGCGAGGTGCTGCGGATCGCCCGGGCCGCCGGGGCCTTCGTCGTCGAGGACGACTACGCGCGCGCCCTGGCCCACGAGGACGCCGGGCCGCTGCCCGCGACACTGGCCGCCGAGGACGCGGACGGGGTGGTGGTGCACGTCCGGTCCCTGACCAAGGCCACCTCGCCCAGCCTGCGGGTGGGCGCCCTCGCGGCCCGGGGGCCGGTCGTGGACCGGCTGCGCGCCATCCAGGTCGTGGACAGCTTCTTCGTACCCCGGCCGCTTCAGGAAGCCGCCCTGGAGCTGGTCGGCGCACCCGCCTGGCCGCGCCACCTGCGGACCGTGGCCGCCGAGCTGCGCCACCGGCGGGACGTGCTCGCGGGGGCCCTGCGGCGGGAGCTGCCCGGGCTGGAACTGCCGCACCTGCCTTCGGGCGGCTACCAGTTGTGGGTACGCCCGGCCGGCGGGGAGGACGACGCCGGCTTCACGGCGGCGGCCCTGCGCGCCGGGGTCGCGGTCGCGCCCGGCCGCCCGTACTTCTGCGCGGAACCGCCGGGTCCGTACGTACGGCTCAGCTTCGCCGGGGTCTCCGGCCCCGGCGAACTGGTGGAGGCGGTCCGGCGGCTGAAGGGCAGGCCGGCGGACGGGTCGACGCACGGACCGGCGCAAGGCCTCGGCTCAGACGCTTGA
- a CDS encoding NUDIX hydrolase: MQWTNLSEQTVYKNRWFDVNLADVELPDGRHLDHFVIRLRPVAVATAVNEANEVLLLWRHRFITDSWGWELPAGVVEDGESALTAAAREMEEESGWRPGPLHHLMTVEPSNGLTDARHHLYWADGATYTGHPEDDFESSRREWVPLKLVPDMIARGEIPAANMAAGLLLLHHLRLGRP; the protein is encoded by the coding sequence GTGCAGTGGACGAACCTGAGTGAGCAGACTGTGTACAAGAACCGCTGGTTCGACGTGAATCTCGCCGATGTGGAACTCCCCGACGGCCGGCACCTGGACCACTTCGTGATCCGGCTGCGCCCGGTCGCCGTCGCCACGGCCGTCAACGAGGCCAACGAGGTGCTGCTGCTGTGGCGGCACCGCTTCATCACCGACAGCTGGGGGTGGGAGCTGCCCGCCGGGGTGGTCGAGGACGGGGAGTCCGCGCTGACCGCGGCCGCGCGGGAGATGGAGGAGGAGTCGGGCTGGCGTCCCGGCCCGCTCCACCACCTGATGACCGTCGAGCCGTCCAACGGGCTGACCGACGCCCGCCACCACCTCTACTGGGCGGACGGGGCCACGTACACCGGTCATCCCGAGGACGACTTCGAGTCCTCACGCCGCGAATGGGTCCCGCTGAAACTGGTGCCGGACATGATCGCGCGCGGGGAGATCCCGGCCGCCAACATGGCGGCCGGGCTGCTGCTCCTGCACCACCTCAGGCTGGGCAGGCCGTAG
- a CDS encoding DUF1918 domain-containing protein has translation MRATEGDQLVQHGRIVGQHDKVGEITQVLGENGTPPYRVRFQDGHEALMAPGPDCTVRHPAESEH, from the coding sequence ATGCGCGCGACCGAGGGCGACCAGCTGGTGCAGCACGGCAGGATCGTCGGACAGCACGACAAGGTGGGCGAGATCACCCAGGTCCTGGGCGAAAACGGAACTCCCCCGTACCGGGTCCGCTTCCAGGACGGTCATGAGGCCCTGATGGCTCCCGGACCCGACTGCACGGTCCGCCACCCAGCAGAGTCCGAACACTGA
- a CDS encoding glycoside hydrolase family 10 protein: MTYIGRRGLLAGAAGALASAVSGGAGLATAAAPARARTAAAAEFRGMWIASVANVDWPSESGLTAREQRAELLGLLDTAVKRRLNAVILQVRPAADALWPSRLEPWSQWLTGEQGVDPGWDPLGTAVTEAHARGLELHAWFNPYRVANHTDLDLLAPEHPARLNPDWTVEYGGKLFYNPGMPEVRHFVQEAMLDAVTRYPVDGVHWDDYFYPYPVEGEDFDDDEAYEEHGAAFPSRADWRRHNTDTLVSEMSARLRALRPAVRFGASPFAVWRNSDRDPRGSATRAGLGTYDDLYADTRKWVTEGWIDYVVPQAYWQIGHPTADYADIVPWWARTVAGTKVQLYVGEALYRCDADSPTVAWRDPAELSKHVRFARGYPEVRGHAYFSAKQVAADPNGAMARVVADHYGSAVPPR; this comes from the coding sequence ATGACGTACATCGGGCGGCGGGGGCTGCTGGCGGGGGCCGCAGGGGCGCTGGCCTCGGCGGTATCGGGCGGGGCGGGGCTCGCGACGGCGGCGGCGCCCGCGCGGGCCCGCACGGCGGCGGCCGCGGAGTTCCGGGGGATGTGGATCGCCTCCGTGGCGAACGTGGACTGGCCCTCCGAGAGCGGGCTCACGGCCCGGGAGCAGCGGGCGGAGCTGCTCGGCCTCCTGGACACGGCCGTGAAGCGCCGGCTGAACGCGGTGATCCTCCAGGTCCGGCCGGCGGCCGACGCGCTGTGGCCCTCCCGGCTGGAGCCGTGGTCGCAGTGGCTGACGGGCGAGCAGGGGGTGGATCCGGGCTGGGACCCGCTGGGCACGGCCGTCACCGAGGCGCACGCCCGCGGACTGGAGCTGCACGCCTGGTTCAACCCGTACCGGGTGGCCAACCACACCGACCTCGACCTGCTGGCACCCGAGCACCCGGCCAGGCTCAATCCCGACTGGACCGTCGAGTACGGCGGGAAGCTCTTCTACAACCCCGGCATGCCCGAGGTGCGGCACTTCGTCCAGGAGGCCATGCTCGACGCCGTCACCCGCTACCCGGTGGACGGGGTGCACTGGGACGACTACTTCTACCCCTACCCGGTCGAGGGCGAGGACTTCGACGACGACGAGGCCTACGAGGAACACGGGGCGGCCTTCCCCTCCCGCGCCGACTGGCGCCGCCACAACACCGACACCCTGGTCAGCGAGATGTCCGCGCGGCTGCGGGCGCTGCGGCCCGCGGTCCGGTTCGGCGCCAGCCCCTTCGCGGTATGGCGCAACTCCGACCGCGACCCGCGCGGTTCGGCCACGCGGGCGGGCCTCGGCACCTACGACGACCTGTACGCGGACACCCGCAAGTGGGTCACCGAGGGCTGGATCGACTACGTCGTGCCGCAGGCCTACTGGCAGATCGGGCACCCGACCGCCGACTACGCCGACATCGTCCCCTGGTGGGCGCGGACCGTCGCGGGCACGAAGGTGCAGCTGTACGTGGGGGAGGCGCTGTACCGCTGCGACGCGGACAGCCCCACCGTGGCCTGGCGCGACCCGGCGGAGCTGTCGAAGCACGTCCGGTTCGCCCGCGGATACCCGGAGGTCCGCGGCCACGCCTACTTCTCGGCGAAGCAGGTGGCCGCGGACCCCAACGGAGCCATGGCCCGGGTGGTCGCCGACCACTACGGTTCGGCGGTGCCCCCGCGCTGA
- a CDS encoding transcriptional regulator has product MQPNVLLDALLAEAGMSHAGLAAYVNQAGRSRGLALRYEHTAVARWLKGQRPRGQVPDLICEVLGGRLRRPVGLDDIGLGVPGQAASATASPLSGFVDRAAALWRSDGQARPQLLTAEAVTGTPAVIPVWEWENPPEDADVSREGPDRIGPEHIEILRAARAHYELMYRRAGGVATRDRIVRFLGSETAPMLRGSYPDALGRRLHRATGSLVAVAGICAYDSDAHGLAQRYFHQALRLAKASGDRGLGAYVIALIVNQSLHLREYRQAVAFAEAALRAAGRHTTPALAADLYAMQAKAYAQLGDTRAALACIRNAEAAAERIRPGTEPDETGYVQPGLVNVQVAEALLGLGDLAAAHEQATAAVGTPAHDRGRVHRLAMLCEIQLRQGEADRAVAAAAEMAERAKGMESLRLRDRLRAVREQLLTSGCSGAEETAQLIDGALRVPL; this is encoded by the coding sequence ATGCAGCCCAATGTCCTGCTCGATGCCCTCCTCGCCGAGGCGGGAATGTCCCACGCCGGACTCGCCGCGTACGTGAACCAGGCAGGCCGCAGCCGCGGACTCGCCCTGCGCTACGAACACACCGCCGTCGCCCGGTGGTTGAAGGGCCAGCGGCCCCGAGGCCAGGTCCCCGACCTGATCTGCGAGGTGCTCGGCGGCCGGCTGAGGCGGCCCGTCGGGCTGGACGACATCGGGCTCGGCGTGCCCGGTCAGGCCGCCTCCGCGACCGCCTCCCCGCTCAGCGGCTTCGTCGACCGGGCGGCGGCCCTGTGGCGTTCCGACGGGCAGGCCCGGCCCCAGCTGCTCACCGCCGAGGCGGTCACCGGAACGCCCGCCGTCATACCCGTCTGGGAATGGGAGAACCCGCCCGAGGACGCCGACGTCTCCCGCGAGGGCCCGGACCGGATCGGGCCCGAGCACATCGAGATCCTGCGGGCCGCCCGCGCGCACTACGAGCTGATGTACCGGCGGGCCGGCGGGGTGGCCACCCGGGACCGCATCGTCCGCTTCCTCGGCAGCGAGACCGCGCCCATGCTGCGCGGCAGCTACCCCGATGCGCTCGGCCGGCGGCTGCACCGGGCCACCGGGTCCCTCGTGGCGGTGGCGGGGATCTGCGCGTACGACTCGGACGCCCACGGGCTCGCCCAGCGCTACTTCCACCAGGCCCTGCGCCTGGCCAAGGCGAGCGGGGACCGCGGCCTCGGGGCGTACGTCATCGCGCTGATCGTCAACCAGTCCCTGCACCTGCGCGAGTACCGTCAGGCCGTGGCCTTCGCCGAGGCCGCGCTGCGTGCCGCCGGTCGGCACACCACCCCGGCGCTGGCTGCCGACCTGTACGCCATGCAGGCCAAGGCGTACGCCCAACTCGGCGACACCCGGGCCGCGTTGGCCTGCATCCGGAATGCGGAGGCGGCGGCCGAGCGGATCAGGCCGGGCACCGAACCGGACGAGACCGGCTACGTACAGCCGGGGCTCGTCAACGTCCAGGTCGCCGAGGCGCTGCTCGGGCTGGGGGACCTCGCCGCCGCGCACGAGCAGGCGACCGCCGCCGTCGGAACCCCGGCGCACGACCGCGGCCGGGTGCACCGGCTGGCGATGCTGTGCGAGATCCAGCTGCGCCAGGGAGAGGCGGACCGGGCGGTGGCGGCCGCGGCCGAAATGGCCGAGCGGGCCAAGGGGATGGAGTCGCTGCGACTGCGCGACCGGTTGCGGGCGGTCCGCGAACAGCTGCTGACCAGCGGTTGTTCGGGCGCGGAGGAGACGGCACAGCTCATCGACGGGGCGCTGCGCGTTCCCCTGTGA
- a CDS encoding 3-hydroxybutyryl-CoA dehydrogenase — MSSERHEVTDLSTLPTDITRVGVVGCGQMGAGIAEVCARSGLEVKVAETTGEALEIGRTRLHSSLTKAAERGKISEEERDATLARLTFTTDLGEFADRDLVIEAVVENEQVKTEIFQVLDQVITRPDAILASNTSSIPLVKLAVATSRPDQVIGIHFFNPAPVQKLVELIPALTTGEETVKRAEALVRDVLGKHAVRAQDRSGFVVNALLVPYLLSAIRMFESGIASREDIDNGMELGCAHPMGPLKLSDLIGLDTIASIADSMYAEYKEPLYAAPPLLQRMVDAGRLGRKSGAGFYPYG, encoded by the coding sequence ATGAGCAGCGAAAGGCACGAAGTGACGGACCTCTCTACCCTCCCGACCGACATCACACGGGTCGGCGTAGTGGGCTGCGGCCAGATGGGCGCGGGCATCGCGGAGGTGTGCGCCCGCAGCGGTCTTGAGGTAAAGGTCGCCGAGACCACCGGCGAGGCCCTGGAGATCGGGCGCACCCGGCTGCACAGCTCCCTGACGAAGGCCGCCGAACGCGGCAAGATCAGCGAGGAGGAGCGGGACGCCACCCTGGCCCGCCTCACCTTCACCACCGACCTCGGCGAGTTCGCCGACCGCGACCTCGTCATCGAGGCCGTCGTCGAGAACGAGCAGGTCAAGACGGAGATCTTCCAGGTCCTCGACCAGGTGATCACCCGCCCGGACGCGATCCTCGCCTCCAACACCTCCTCGATCCCGCTGGTCAAGCTGGCCGTCGCGACCTCGCGGCCCGACCAGGTCATCGGCATCCACTTCTTCAACCCGGCCCCGGTCCAGAAGCTCGTCGAGCTGATCCCGGCGCTGACGACGGGCGAGGAGACCGTCAAGCGGGCCGAGGCCCTGGTGCGGGACGTGCTGGGCAAGCACGCGGTCCGCGCCCAGGACCGTTCCGGCTTCGTCGTCAACGCGCTCCTCGTCCCGTACCTGCTGTCCGCGATCCGGATGTTCGAGTCCGGCATCGCGAGCCGCGAGGACATCGACAACGGCATGGAACTGGGCTGCGCCCACCCGATGGGCCCGCTCAAGCTGTCCGACCTGATCGGCCTGGACACCATCGCCTCGATCGCCGACTCGATGTACGCGGAGTACAAGGAGCCTCTGTACGCCGCTCCCCCGCTGCTCCAGCGGATGGTCGACGCGGGCCGCCTGGGCCGCAAGTCGGGCGCGGGCTTCTACCCGTACGGCTGA
- a CDS encoding histidine phosphatase family protein — protein MHVRVSLVAAARSSSLLAERFDDDRPLDGPGRRSLEYAAHGLVPLGAAELRYCSPTPRSRATGEALGFAPLAQPALRECDMGRWRGLTLAEVTAHEPGAVDLWLTDPRAAPHGGESLLAFIARIGGWLDTRPADDGGRIVAVAEPSVVRAALVYALKAPPLTYWNVDVRPLSTMTLTGWSGRWHLSLQAPV, from the coding sequence ATGCACGTTCGGGTTTCGCTCGTCGCGGCAGCCCGCAGTTCCTCGCTGCTCGCCGAGCGCTTCGACGACGACCGGCCGCTGGACGGCCCGGGCCGCCGGTCGCTGGAGTACGCCGCCCACGGGCTCGTGCCGCTGGGCGCGGCCGAGCTGCGCTACTGCTCGCCGACCCCGCGCAGCCGGGCCACCGGCGAGGCCCTGGGGTTCGCGCCCCTCGCGCAGCCCGCGCTCCGCGAGTGCGACATGGGCCGCTGGCGGGGGCTGACCCTCGCCGAAGTGACCGCGCACGAACCGGGGGCGGTGGACCTCTGGCTGACCGACCCGCGGGCCGCCCCGCACGGCGGGGAGTCGCTGCTCGCCTTCATCGCCCGGATCGGCGGCTGGCTGGACACCAGGCCGGCCGATGACGGGGGCCGGATCGTGGCGGTGGCGGAGCCCTCCGTGGTCCGGGCGGCCCTCGTCTACGCGCTGAAGGCGCCACCGCTGACCTACTGGAACGTGGACGTGCGGCCGCTGTCCACGATGACCCTGACGGGCTGGTCGGGGCGCTGGCACCTCTCCCTCCAGGCGCCCGTGTAA
- a CDS encoding DMT family transporter produces MTAQNSATTPVTIAVESAEAHQRESHAPGGRASGRRGTVLALLGVIAFSLTFPSTAWGLESFGPWSLVALRSALAAVIAGAFLLACRVPVPAREHWAGLAVVAAGVVVGFPLLTTLALTTSTTSHAAVVVGLLPLTTAALSALRTGARPSRRFWAAALAGAAVVIGFTVAQSGGSLSAGDAYLFAALLVCAAGYTEGGRLARTLPGWQVVGWALVLCLPLSLAGSALGLAYEPVHLTGHGVAGLVWAAAGSTFLGLYVWYRGMAEIGAPRASQLQLAQPLLTLVWSVALLGERLSPAAPVAACAVLVCIAVTQRVK; encoded by the coding sequence ATGACAGCACAGAATAGCGCTACCACTCCGGTGACGATAGCGGTCGAGAGTGCCGAGGCCCATCAGCGTGAGAGCCACGCGCCCGGAGGCCGCGCGTCCGGCCGGCGCGGCACCGTCCTCGCCCTGCTCGGCGTGATCGCCTTCTCCCTGACCTTCCCCTCCACCGCCTGGGGCCTGGAGAGCTTCGGACCCTGGTCGCTGGTCGCCCTGCGCAGCGCCCTCGCGGCCGTCATCGCCGGAGCCTTCCTGCTGGCATGCCGGGTCCCGGTGCCCGCACGCGAGCACTGGGCGGGGCTGGCCGTCGTCGCGGCCGGGGTGGTCGTCGGCTTCCCCCTGCTCACCACCCTCGCGCTGACGACCTCCACGACCTCGCACGCCGCCGTGGTGGTCGGACTGCTGCCGCTGACCACGGCCGCCCTGTCCGCGCTGCGCACCGGCGCCCGGCCCTCGCGCCGGTTCTGGGCCGCCGCCCTGGCCGGGGCCGCCGTGGTCATCGGCTTCACCGTGGCGCAGAGCGGCGGTTCGCTCTCGGCCGGCGACGCCTACCTGTTCGCCGCGCTGCTGGTGTGCGCCGCCGGGTACACCGAGGGCGGGCGCCTCGCCCGTACGCTGCCCGGCTGGCAGGTGGTCGGCTGGGCGCTGGTGCTGTGCCTGCCCCTCAGCCTCGCCGGCTCCGCGCTGGGGCTCGCGTACGAGCCGGTGCACCTGACCGGCCACGGGGTGGCCGGCCTGGTGTGGGCGGCGGCCGGCTCCACCTTCCTCGGCCTGTACGTCTGGTACCGGGGCATGGCCGAGATCGGCGCGCCGCGGGCCAGCCAGCTCCAGCTCGCCCAGCCGCTGCTGACCCTGGTCTGGTCGGTGGCGCTCCTCGGCGAGCGGCTGTCGCCCGCCGCTCCGGTGGCCGCCTGCGCGGTCCTCGTCTGCATCGCCGTGACCCAACGGGTCAAATAG